One Caretta caretta isolate rCarCar2 chromosome 8, rCarCar1.hap1, whole genome shotgun sequence DNA window includes the following coding sequences:
- the JUN gene encoding transcription factor Jun has product MTAKMEPTFYDDALNATFVQPESGGYGYNNPKVLKQNMTLNLADPSSNLKPHLRNKNADILTSPDVGLLKLASPELERLIIQSSNGLITTTPTPTQFLCPKNVTDEQEGFAEGFVRALAELHNQNTMPSVTSAAQPVNGGMTPVSSMAGNNGFNTTLHSEPPVYANLSNFNPSALSTAPNYNANNMGYPPQHHINPQMPVQHPRLQALKEEPQTVPEMPGETPPLSPIDMESQERIKAERKRMRNRIAASKCRKRKLERIARLEEKVKTLKAQNSELASTANMLREQVAQLKQKVMNHVNSGCQLMLTQQLQTF; this is encoded by the coding sequence ATGACTGCAAAGATGGAACCTACATTCTATGATGATGCCCTAAATGCTACCTTTGTACAGCCAGAAAGTGGTGGTTATGGATATAATAATCCTAAAGTCCTGAAGCAGAATATGACTCTAAATCTGGCTGATCCTTCAAGCAATCTCAAGCCCCACCTGAGGAACAAGAATGCTGATATTCTTACCTCTCCAGATGTTGGTCTCCTCAAGCTGGCATCTCCTGAACTGGAAAGGCTCATCATCCAGTCCAGCAATGGCTTGATCACCACCACTCCTACCCCAACACAGTTTCTCTGTCCCAAAAATGTTACTGATGAGCAAGAAGGGTTTGCTGAAGGCTTTGtgagggcactggcagagctacaCAACCAGAATACGATGCCCAGTGTTACATCTGCTGCCCAACCTGTTAATGGTGGTATGACACCTGTTTCTTCTATGGCTGGCAACAATGGTTTCAACACCACTTTGCACAGTGAGCCTCCAGTGTATGCCAATCTCAGCAACTTTAACCCCAGTGCACTCAGCACAGCACCTAACTACAATGCAAACAACATGGGCTATCCACCTCAGCATCACATTAATCCTCAGATGCCAGTGCAGCATCCCAGACTGCAAGCTTTGAAAGAGGAGCCCCAGACTGTACCTGAAatgccaggagagactcctccaCTGTCCCCTATTGATATGGAGTCACAGGAGAGGATCAAGGCTGAGAGGAAGCGCATGAGAAACAGAATTGCAGCCTCCAAATGCCGGAAAAGGAAGTTGGAAAGGATTGCCAGATTGGAAGAAAAAGTGAAAACTTTGAAAGCCCAGAACTCAGAACTGGCATCCACTGCCAACATGCTCAGAGAACAGGTTGCACAGCTTAAGCAGAAGGTCATGAACCATGTCAACAGTGGATGCCAGCTAATGCTAACACAACAGTTGCAAACATTTTGA